The proteins below come from a single Malus domestica chromosome 03, GDT2T_hap1 genomic window:
- the LOC139194443 gene encoding large ribosomal subunit protein mL54-like, producing the protein MAMSHVKTFRSVINTKEVVGILSQRTFSAGAGKAKKDKKGGSQTDAPKASTLAKEVKATTVVGGNILKDGTDPKILPDSEYPDWLWGLLDKRPALSELSRKKIETLPYEDLKRFVKLDNRRSIKENNSLKAKN; encoded by the coding sequence ATGGCGATGAGTCATGTCAAAACATTTAGAAGCGTTATCAATACCAAGGAAGTCGTTGGGATACTGTCGCAAAGAACATTTTCTGCTGGGGCTGGCAAAGCAAAGAAGGACAAAAAGGGTGGTTCTCAAACTGATGCACCGAAAGCGTCGACTCTGGCCAAAGAAGTCAAGGCTACTACTGTGGTCGGAGGCAATATCCTAAAGGATGGAACGGATCCTAAGATCTTGCCAGATTCTGAGTACCCTGATTGGTTGTGGGGTCTACTTGATAAGCGCCCTGCATTGAGTGAATTAAGCCGGAAGAAGATTGAAACTCTCCCCTATGAAGATCTCAAGCGTTTTGTTAAGCTGGATAACCGAAGAAGTATCAAGGAGAATAACTCTCTTAAGGCCAAGAACTAG